The Pseudomonas sp. IB20 region ACGCACTTCGACGATATCGCCCGTGTTCAGCGTGCCGTTATCCACTTCCACAATGCTGCCGTCAGCCTGCACCAAACGCGCGTGGCTGCGGGTCAGCTTGCCCAGCGCATGAATCGCTTCCTGGGAGCCGATCACGCTGCGCTCTTCCAGTACATGGCCGAAAATCATGATGATCGGCAGCAACGCGGCGGTCAGCAGGTCGCCCGTGGCCCACGCGCCAATCATCGCCAGGGCGATCAACTGGTCGGTGATGCCATGCAGGCTCGGGTAACGCAGGCTGTACCAGGCCGAGCGCATCACCGGCACGGCCACCAGTAAGGAGGCGACGCCGAGCAGCAGTTGGCTCACACCGTTCTGGTCCGGCGCCAGCCAGCGCCACACCAACCCCAATACCAGCAAGCCCAACGCCAACATGGCCAGGGTCAATTGCCGGGCAGCACTGCGCTGCTCGGCGGACGTCAGCATAGGCGCGCTCATTGTTCGGCTCCCTGAATGATCAAACGGGAGTCGTCTTTAGGATCGACCGTGGTCACGGAACCGGCCTGGCCGAGAATCTTCGGCAGGCGCTCGCGGTACAGCCGTAGCATCAAGCCCGGGTCTTTGACCTGGGCCAGGCTTGCGACGGTGGCGGTTTGCGCCTGGGCATTGGCCAGGCGCTCACTGGCCTGGGCGTGGGCGACTTGCACCACGCGGTCGGCCTCTTGGTTGGCGGTTTGGGTGAGTTTTTCCGCGTCGGTACGCGCATTGGCCACGGCTTTGTCGGCTTGCTGGCTGGCAGTCAGCACTGCGTTGAATGCATTCACCGCCGGGCCCGGCAGGCTCGATTGCACATCGACACGGGTCACTTCGATGCCCAGTCCCAAACCGGTGGAAGCCAACTCCGCCAGACGCTTATTGATGCCTTGCACCAGATCACCACGCAGCCGCTCACGACGCTCGGCGGCGCCATTATCGCTGCCGATCAATTCCGGGCGCGCCACCAGAATCGTGTCCAGATCGCGCGCGGCCGTCAGGGCCACGGCGCTGCGCGTCACCAGGCGGTCCAACGCCGGCAGCACATGCTCGCCTTGCAGCACAAACGCGTAGGGTTCGGTGACCTTGTAGAACACCCGCACATCCAGCTGCACCACCCCGGCATCGCCGGTCAGCAGGTAGCCGGAGCCGGCCAGTGCGTCGCTCAACGGCGTGGAAAAACTGGCCACGCGGTCGGCCTGCGTTGCCGCGTCGGAACGCAGAAGGTTCTCCACGCGACGTTCGATCACGCGGTCCGCCGCCGGCAACAGCACCACGTGCTCGAACGGCTGCGGCCAC contains the following coding sequences:
- the hflK gene encoding protease modulator HflK, translated to MSERDSPDSPWIQAGRLTFLALYAVTVLAALAWAFSNVRQIDPQNRAVVLHFGALDRIQNAGLLLAWPQPFEHVVLLPAADRVIERRVENLLRSDAATQADRVASFSTPLSDALAGSGYLLTGDAGVVQLDVRVFYKVTEPYAFVLQGEHVLPALDRLVTRSAVALTAARDLDTILVARPELIGSDNGAAERRERLRGDLVQGINKRLAELASTGLGLGIEVTRVDVQSSLPGPAVNAFNAVLTASQQADKAVANARTDAEKLTQTANQEADRVVQVAHAQASERLANAQAQTATVASLAQVKDPGLMLRLYRERLPKILGQAGSVTTVDPKDDSRLIIQGAEQ